CCGCTGGATGATCGGCTTCGGCATGGCCTCCTTCGCCATCGGCCTGGCCGGACTGTGGCTGACCCGCAAGAAGTTCATGCTGCCCCAGCATCTGCGGGTCGGCGAGGACGAGGTCCCGCACCTGGTGCTGTTCCCGAAGAAGGCGCTCGGTCCCACGCTGGCCCCCTGGTTCTGGCGCATCGCGACCTGGACCATGGCCTTCCCGCTGATCGCCAACTCCTGGGGCTGGATCTTCACCGAGATGGGCCGTCAGCCGTGGGTCGTCTACGGCGTCCTCCAGACCAGGGACGCGGTCTCCCCCGGTGTCTCCCAGGGCGAGGTCCTCACCTCGATGATCGTCTTCACCTCGCTGTACGCGATCCTCGCGGTCGTCGAGGTCAAGCTGCTCGCGAAGTACATCAAGGCCGGACCGCCCGAGCTGACCGAGGACGACCTCAACCCGCCCACGAAGATCGGCGGCGACACCCGTGACGCCGACAAGCCGATGGCCTTCTCGTACTAGGCCGAGGGAACAGTCATGGAACTTCACGACGTCTGGTTCGTCCTGATCGCCGTCCTGTGGACCGGCTACTTCTTCCTGGAGGGGTTCGACTTCGGGGTCGGCATCCTCACCAAGCTGCTGGCCCGGGACCGGGCCGAACGCCGGGTGCTCATCAACACCATCGGCCCGGTCTGGGACGGCAACGAGGTCTGGCTGCTCACGGCGGGCGGCGCGACCTTCGCCGCCTTCCCGGATTGGTACGCCACCCTCTTCTCCGGTTTCTACCTGCCCCTGCTCCTCATCCTGGTCTGCCTGATCGTCCGGGGCGTCGCCTTCGAGTACCGGGCGAAGCGGCCCGAGGAGAACTGGCAGCGCAACTGGGAGACGGCGATCTTCTGGACCTCCCTGCTCCCGGCGTTCCTGTGGGGCGTGGCCTTCGGGAACATCGTGCGGGGAGTCAAGATCGACCAGCACTTCGAGTACGTCGGCAGCGTCTGGGACCTGCTCAACCCCTATGCCCTGCTCGGCGGACTGGTGACGCTCAGCCTGTTCACCTTCCATGGAGCGGTGTTCACGGCGCTGAAGACCGTCGGGGACATCCGGACGCGGGCGCGGCAGCTGGCCCGGTGGGCCGGTCTCGTCGCCGCCGTGCTGGCGGCCGGCTTCCTGCTGTGGACGCAGGCCCACAGCGGTGACGGCAAGAGCCTCGTCGCCCTCGTCCTGGCGGTCGTCGCCCTGCTCGGCGCGCTGACGGCGAACCACTTCGGGCGTGAGGGATGGGCGTTCAGCCTGTCCGGTCTCACCATCGTGGCGGCCGTGGCGATGCTCTTCCTGTCGCTCTTCCCCGACGTCATGCCGTCGACCCTCAACGGGGACTGGAGCCTGACGGTCTCCAACGCCTCGTCGAGCCCGTACACCCTGAAGATCATGACCTGGCTGGCGGTGATCGCCACTCCGCTGGTGCTGCTCTACCAGGGCTGGACCTACTGGGTGTTCCGCAAGCGGATCGGCACACAGCACATCGCCGAAGCCGCACATTGAGTCCGCCGGGGTGTGTTTCACGTGAAACACACCCCTTGGACCGAAGGGCCTGTTTCACGTGAAACCAGTCGATCCGCGTCTGCTGCGATACGCCCGCGCCACCCGCTTCTTCCTCGTGGCGGTCGTCGGCCTGGGGGCCGTCGGTGCCGGGCTGGTCATCGCCCAGGCGATGCTCATCGCCGAGGTGGTCGTCGGTGCCTTCCAGCACGGGCGGTCCCTGACCGAACTGCGCACTCCCCTCCTGCTGTTGGCG
This Streptomyces misionensis DNA region includes the following protein-coding sequences:
- the cydB gene encoding cytochrome d ubiquinol oxidase subunit II, producing MELHDVWFVLIAVLWTGYFFLEGFDFGVGILTKLLARDRAERRVLINTIGPVWDGNEVWLLTAGGATFAAFPDWYATLFSGFYLPLLLILVCLIVRGVAFEYRAKRPEENWQRNWETAIFWTSLLPAFLWGVAFGNIVRGVKIDQHFEYVGSVWDLLNPYALLGGLVTLSLFTFHGAVFTALKTVGDIRTRARQLARWAGLVAAVLAAGFLLWTQAHSGDGKSLVALVLAVVALLGALTANHFGREGWAFSLSGLTIVAAVAMLFLSLFPDVMPSTLNGDWSLTVSNASSSPYTLKIMTWLAVIATPLVLLYQGWTYWVFRKRIGTQHIAEAAH